In the Victivallis sp. Marseille-Q1083 genome, one interval contains:
- a CDS encoding HD family phosphohydrolase — translation MFTFLINWIKRQVHLHRMEQKGQIGTRKRKTDNALITAADSSKVLGIFMLVLLWAVSALLLTLPSLRPVKFPLIVNQQAPRTIFADFDFAYEDTPKTTELRKQAAEGEPVYFKMSDKANSLIRQNADNLFSEVTKRIGQLKLQQPYQSDGSAAGNLVAGLNDNTLNALYAMLQDQHLLQLFYEELDSLLGQGIVAPPEQAKYKVGQRVRVIDAQGRDRLPKPIEDLLLPDKAADLLTESVLNNYSPGGDRNLFRQNLLQLSQWIVGTGNLEPDQELTAARRKAASQAIEPVMVGIKQNQPLVIKDQTVTPEILACIKAYEYDYQARLKETNTVQKFFQNTIWGLVLVLFVGLYMYHIHPDVVKSNRKLSLVGIVIILSLFIDYLSMELFFFVSASIGISPGLLIEALPIALPAVLLAVMLGYRVALYVGFYVSSIVALMLGYSFDVALEGMVVCSVSAILVRSATNYRSFFVRTLLAAALSFWLLDFNLLQHIFLQAELLPWAAVLAIYNGVITAVLALVLIFVFELLFNVSTNMSLMVLCDFNHPLLKELQLKAPGTSHHSQNVAMLAEAAAKEVGANPIRARAAALYHDIGKLNKPEYFTENNIQTTNQHVGLHPQMSSMIIRGHVKDGLDLAHRYKLCRLIRDTIEQHHGTDLMQFFYQRALQEQTNDAPVLESQYRYPGPLAHEKEVVIVSLADACEAACRSLEKPTASKIEAMVDEIFRKRIRDGQLNNADITVGDLAKLRESFIRTLTTMYHGRIAYPKGPEKEDEDDLFLAPAKPAAPEPEAVASGNSAGGPAGPAAD, via the coding sequence GATCAAGCGTCAGGTGCATCTGCACCGGATGGAGCAGAAAGGCCAGATCGGCACCCGCAAACGCAAGACCGACAATGCGCTCATCACGGCGGCGGACAGTTCCAAAGTGCTGGGCATCTTCATGCTGGTGCTACTGTGGGCGGTCAGTGCGCTGCTGCTGACGCTGCCGTCGCTGCGGCCGGTCAAATTTCCGCTGATCGTCAACCAGCAGGCGCCGCGCACCATCTTCGCCGATTTCGATTTCGCTTATGAGGACACCCCCAAAACGACCGAACTGCGCAAACAGGCGGCCGAGGGCGAACCGGTCTATTTCAAAATGTCGGACAAAGCGAACAGCCTGATCCGGCAGAACGCCGACAATCTGTTTTCGGAAGTGACCAAACGGATCGGCCAGTTGAAGCTCCAGCAGCCCTATCAGTCGGACGGCAGCGCCGCCGGCAACCTGGTCGCCGGTCTGAACGACAACACGCTGAACGCGCTGTATGCGATGCTGCAGGACCAGCATTTGCTGCAGCTTTTTTACGAAGAACTCGATTCCCTGCTCGGCCAGGGTATCGTCGCGCCGCCGGAACAGGCGAAATACAAAGTCGGCCAGCGGGTCCGGGTCATCGACGCCCAGGGACGCGACCGCCTGCCCAAACCGATCGAAGACCTGCTGCTGCCGGACAAGGCGGCCGACCTGTTGACTGAAAGCGTTCTGAACAACTATTCCCCCGGCGGCGACCGCAACCTTTTCCGGCAAAACCTGCTGCAGTTGTCGCAATGGATCGTCGGCACCGGCAACCTGGAGCCGGACCAGGAGTTGACTGCCGCCCGCCGGAAGGCGGCTTCGCAGGCGATCGAACCGGTGATGGTCGGCATCAAGCAGAACCAGCCGCTGGTCATCAAAGACCAGACCGTCACCCCGGAAATCCTCGCCTGCATCAAAGCCTACGAATACGACTACCAGGCCCGGCTGAAAGAGACCAATACCGTTCAGAAGTTCTTCCAGAACACCATCTGGGGCCTGGTGCTGGTGCTGTTCGTCGGCCTCTACATGTATCACATCCATCCGGACGTGGTCAAGAGCAACCGGAAACTCAGCCTGGTCGGCATCGTCATCATCCTGTCGCTGTTCATCGATTATCTGAGCATGGAGCTGTTTTTCTTCGTCAGCGCCTCGATCGGCATCTCGCCCGGTTTGTTGATCGAAGCGCTGCCGATCGCCCTGCCGGCGGTACTGCTGGCGGTCATGCTCGGCTACCGGGTGGCGCTTTACGTCGGCTTTTACGTCTCCAGCATCGTCGCGCTGATGCTCGGCTATTCTTTCGACGTCGCGCTGGAAGGCATGGTGGTTTGTTCGGTTTCGGCCATCCTGGTCCGCAGCGCCACCAATTACCGTTCCTTCTTCGTCCGGACCCTGCTGGCCGCGGCGCTCTCGTTCTGGCTGCTGGATTTCAATCTGCTGCAGCACATCTTCCTGCAGGCCGAACTGCTGCCGTGGGCGGCGGTCCTGGCGATTTACAACGGCGTCATCACCGCAGTGCTGGCGCTGGTGCTGATTTTCGTCTTCGAACTGCTGTTCAACGTCAGCACCAACATGTCGCTGATGGTGCTCTGCGATTTCAATCATCCGCTGCTCAAGGAGCTGCAGCTCAAAGCGCCGGGAACTTCCCATCACAGCCAGAATGTGGCGATGCTGGCCGAAGCGGCCGCCAAGGAGGTGGGCGCCAATCCGATCCGGGCGCGGGCGGCGGCACTCTACCACGACATCGGCAAACTGAACAAGCCGGAATATTTCACGGAAAACAACATCCAGACGACCAATCAGCACGTCGGCCTGCACCCGCAGATGAGCAGCATGATCATCCGCGGCCATGTCAAGGACGGCCTGGACCTGGCGCACCGTTACAAGCTCTGCCGGCTGATCCGCGACACCATCGAACAGCACCACGGCACCGACCTGATGCAATTTTTCTACCAGCGGGCGCTGCAGGAGCAGACCAACGACGCGCCGGTGCTGGAAAGTCAATACCGTTATCCGGGACCGCTAGCCCACGAAAAAGAAGTGGTGATCGTCAGCCTGGCCGACGCCTGTGAAGCGGCCTGCCGTTCCCTGGAGAAACCGACCGCCTCCAAGATCGAAGCGATGGTCGATGAAATCTTCCGCAAGCGCATCCGCGACGGCCAGTTGAACAATGCCGACATCACGGTCGGCGACCTGGCCAAATTGCGCGAAAGTTTCATCCGCACCCTGACGACGATGTATCACGGGCG